One window of Sardina pilchardus chromosome 2, fSarPil1.1, whole genome shotgun sequence genomic DNA carries:
- the LOC134058447 gene encoding stonustoxin subunit alpha-like, which produces MEQEEQETVNRHVGWNSVDSISNRHELQRPRDSTCDGVLVFITMGLFLTLIYMFGGPAISYLSGDIIYYLFPPALALECSLDMHTVNPLMKVTSDHTFAVRVSSDQHYPSHPSRFDDIPQALTTECVSTGKHSWLVEVQGHWDIGMAYKNISRKGTYGVRLGTNKESWSIRHNKMGHVLALHNNERRKIETSLDISMIQKIAVTVDFERGTISFARKGIRLESLYGFKASFDQPVCLGFGLYSLTPQSTASIVKTYEK; this is translated from the exons ATGGAACag GAAGAGCAAGAGACCGTGAACCGCCATGTTGGGTGGAACTCTGTGGACAGCATCTCTAACAGGCATGAG CTGCAGAGACCAAGAGATAGTACGTGTGACGGCGTTTTAGTTTTTATCACTATGGGCCTGTTCCTCACACTGATTTACATGTTTG GCGGGCCGGCCATCAGTTACCTGAGTGGAGACATCATATATTATCTGTTCCCGCCAGCACTGG CTCTCGAATGTTCTCTGGATATGCACACAGTAAACCCTCTCATGAAAGTGACCAGCGACCACACTTTTGCTGTCCGGGTGTCATCAGATCAGCATTATCCCTCCCACCCCTCACGTTTCGATGACATCCCCCAGGCCCTGACCACGGAGTGCGTCTCCACTGGGAAACACAGCTGGTTAGTGGAGGTGCAAGGCCACTGGGACATTGGCATGGCCTACAAAAACATCAGCAGGAAAGGAACATATGGCGTACGACTGGGAACTAACAAAGAGTCTTGGAGCATCCGACACAACAAGATGGGCCACGTTCTTGCTCTCCACAACAATGAACGCAGGAAGATCGAAACCTCCCTGGATATCTCTATGATACAGAAAATAGCAGTCACTGTTGATTTTGAGAGGGGGACTATCAGTTTTGCTAGGAAGGGAATTAGGTTGGAGAGTCTCTATGGTTTCAAAGCCTCCTTTGATCAGCCAGTTTGTCTTGGATTTGGCCTGTACAGTCTGACGCCTCAAAGTACAGCCTCTATTGTCAAAACTTATGAAAAGTAG